A single window of Amphiura filiformis chromosome 17, Afil_fr2py, whole genome shotgun sequence DNA harbors:
- the LOC140137963 gene encoding uncharacterized protein: MMETSPVTAGGGERIVPAFTGDKAIKVFQSSERVEGNRSNEIPEGESKNEQFSKLKSLLQAPSKAPMSSVVSPLAPTSPRWGATDIVSPTKDSQHDALNSKHDKDVVNSKQHHKQSGDDVDARIDIQMFPLDLSCKTPGQRTSALNIEPQSSLNNQSQSSLKSQPQTSLNSQPQSSLSNQSQSSLKSQPQSSLNNGPQLSPNNHLQSSLKNQLQSSLNNQLQSSLPPEEKLQQKVMVTEQEERFGQNGQALHGDSGYNYRSPHSSDRMPELKPSSHVARSREEQQVQQPAKATAPFDPLFILSQVACEKLSELQSTEPEQRTSGKGKGRSKRSKKGHNNKGVTRKSKKKSHIKTVDSDNMTVERLENGKPAAGAGFSESHSGHNVYNVHETNRQTNRQNGYLNQYAKYRDQTDVNMLQSHYGAKTGGIQTPDVMELSPSRRKHAGSVNDNNQGDGKVDKSKWPFTCRTCHTRFKNAAFLKIHEKIAHENKMARTDPNGDRIKFVAKDGGAKSAPESPGNTTPTRNPFPIPHWKSSSGDVQTDGSQNQQGYTAIPCILKVHRQTSTSEMSSSIVKMEGDIIGMEDGQFQGKFEPAEIFRAAENGEFDSRHPRPKLEVDGSSYEIVKVERDKSAASGEPVSSSQASSSKGFQHKFYLQISDRNQSGAGVDSTVKIERGTTQIPLEDFDDVDDKNELKKRLLEGIQIKSGCQQV, translated from the coding sequence ATGATGGAGACATCCCCTGTTACAGCGGGAGGAGGTGAGAGGATAGTGCCTGCATTCACGGGAGACAAAGCCATTAAAGTATTCCAGTCTAGTGAGAGAGTTGAAGGTAACAGATCCAATGAAATACCAGAAGGAGAAAGCAAAAATGAACAATTCTCCAAATTGAAGTCATTACTGCAGGCACCAAGCAAAGCTCCAATGTCATCGGTGGTGTCACCACTAGCCCCCACGTCCCCAAGGTGGGGTGCTACAGACATTGTGTCCCCAACAAAGGATAGTCAACATGatgcactgaacagtaaacatgACAAAGATGTTGTGAATTCTAAACAGCATCACAAACAAAGTGGCGATGATGTTGATGCTAGGATTGACATCCAGATGTTTCCGTTGGATCTCTCCTGCAAAACTCCAGGACAAAGAACAAGTGCGCTGAATATTGAACCACAATCCAGTCTGAATAATCAGTCACAATCAAGCCTGAAGAGTCAACCACAAACAAGTCTGAATAGTCAACCACAGTCAAGTCTGAGTAATCAGTCACAATCAAGCCTGAAGAGTCAACCACAATCAAGCCTGAATAATGGACCACAATTAAGCCCAAATAATCATTTACAATCAAGCCTGAAAAATCAATTACAATCAAGTCTGAATAATCAACTGCAATCTAGCCTGCCACCTGAAGAGAAGCTGCAGCAAAAGGTCATGGTTACAGAACAAGAAGAACGTTTTGGCCAAAATGGTCAAGCATTGCATGGTGATTCTGGTTATAATTACAGATCTCCTCATTCATCAGATAGGATGCCTGAATTGAAACCATCATCACATGTTGCAAGAAGCAGAGAAGAACAACAAGTGCAACAACCAGCAAAAGCAACCGCTCCGTTTGATCCGCTCTTTATCCTATCACAGGTGGCGTGTGAGAAACTAAGCGAATTGCAGAGTACAGAACCAGAGCAGAGAACCTCAGGAAAGGGTAAGGGTAGGTCCAAAAGAAGCAAGAAAGGTCATAATAATAAAGGTGTAACAAGAAAATCTAAGAAAAAGAGTCACATTAAAACAGTGGACTCTGATAACATGACTGTTGAGAGGTTAGAAAATGGAAAGCCTGCAGCTGGGGCAGGTTTTTCAGAAAGTCACTCAGGGCATAATGTATATAATGTGCATGAAACTAATAGGCAAACTAATAGGCAAAATGGTTATCTTAATCAGTATGCCAAATATAGAGATCAAACAGATGTTAATATGTTACAAAGTCACTATGGTGCAAAAACTGGTGGTATTCAAACTCCAGATGTAATGGAGTTAAGTCCAAGTAGAAGAAAACATGCCGGTAGTGTCAACGATAACAATCAGGGTGATGGAAAGGTAGATAAGAGCAAATGGCCATTTACATGTCGAACATGCCACACACGTTTCAAAAATGCAGCTTTCCTCAAAATTCATGAGAAGATCGCTCATGAGAATAAAATGGCGCGTACTGATCCCAATGGTGATCGTATTAAATTTGTAGCAAAAGATGGTGGCGCTAAAAGCGCACCAGAATCGCCAGGAAATACTACACCTACACGTAATCCATTTCCAATTCCTCACTGGAAGAGTTCCTCCGGTGATGTCCAGACAGATGGTTCACAAAATCAACAAGGATACACAGCAATTCCGTGTATCTTAAAAGTCCACAGACAGACGTCAACATCGGAGATGAGCAGTTCAATCGTCAAAATGGAGGGTGACATTATTGGAATGGAAGATGGTCAATTTCAGGGAAAGTTTGAACCGGCTGAAATCTTCCGCGCTGCGGAGAATGGTGAGTTTGACTCTCGTCACCCTAGACCAAAGTTAGAAGTGGACGGATCATCGTATGAAATCGTCAAAGTGGAACGTGATAAATCAGCTGCTTCTGGGGAACCTGTGTCATCATCTCAAGCTTCTTCTAGTAAGGGATTTCAGCATAAGTTCTACCTTCAGATCTCTGACAGGAATCAATCTGGTGCAGGTGTCGACTCAACAGTGAAGATTGAAAGAGGAACAACCCAGATACCGTTAGAAGACTTTGACGATGTTGACGACAAGAATGAGTTAAAGAAGAGGCTGCTAGAGGGAATCCAAATCAAATCAGGGTGCCAACAAGTTTAG